One region of Mucilaginibacter gotjawali genomic DNA includes:
- a CDS encoding FecR family protein, translated as MKRQDYNALYKKYLAGKCTPEEWALLNAFDDEPGLEDMAWDAELGNDKEVESRIFNKITDAIAPKQPVKTIGFGWLYIAASFLLLATAAGVYVLNMHHKTRQLAINKGKPVKNDILPGGNKAILTLSNGATIVLNSAKDGVITKEGGAAVNKTQNGQLVYQANDDQNNAPVPATMVYNTVTTPRGGEYQIVLADGTKAWLNAASSLKFPTAFTGNTRRVEITGEVYFEVAKNKEKPFIVTSNGAEVEVLGTHFDVMAYDDEPGIKTTLLEGSVKFRKNKAEVLLSPGEQAVSAWASGNIKVQKANIGETMAWRDGYFVFQDENIQGIMRKISRWYNVDVVYRGNMEDKEYGGKISRYKNISDVLKSLELTGTIHFKVEERRVTVMQ; from the coding sequence ATGAAGCGCCAGGACTATAATGCCCTTTATAAAAAATATCTTGCAGGAAAATGTACGCCCGAAGAATGGGCGTTATTAAACGCTTTTGACGATGAACCCGGCCTGGAAGACATGGCCTGGGACGCCGAGCTTGGCAACGACAAGGAAGTTGAAAGCAGGATCTTTAACAAAATTACCGATGCCATTGCGCCAAAACAGCCTGTAAAAACTATAGGGTTTGGGTGGCTGTACATAGCAGCCTCGTTTTTATTGCTGGCAACTGCGGCAGGCGTGTATGTTTTAAATATGCACCATAAAACCCGGCAACTGGCAATCAACAAAGGTAAGCCCGTAAAAAACGATATTTTGCCCGGCGGCAATAAAGCCATCTTAACCCTGTCAAACGGGGCCACCATTGTGCTGAATAGTGCAAAAGACGGGGTTATTACCAAAGAGGGCGGCGCAGCCGTAAACAAAACCCAAAACGGGCAACTGGTATACCAGGCTAATGACGATCAAAACAATGCACCCGTGCCTGCCACCATGGTTTATAATACGGTTACCACGCCCCGCGGGGGCGAGTACCAGATAGTGCTGGCCGATGGCACCAAAGCCTGGCTCAACGCGGCATCATCCCTCAAATTCCCTACCGCGTTTACCGGCAATACCCGCCGGGTTGAAATAACCGGCGAAGTATATTTTGAAGTGGCCAAAAATAAAGAAAAGCCATTTATTGTAACCTCAAACGGCGCGGAAGTGGAAGTACTGGGTACGCACTTTGATGTAATGGCCTACGATGATGAGCCAGGGATAAAAACCACCCTGCTGGAGGGATCCGTAAAATTCAGGAAAAACAAAGCTGAAGTATTGTTAAGCCCGGGCGAGCAGGCGGTATCAGCCTGGGCCTCAGGCAATATAAAAGTGCAAAAAGCCAATATTGGCGAAACGATGGCCTGGCGGGATGGGTATTTTGTTTTTCAGGATGAAAATATCCAGGGCATTATGCGCAAGATCTCCAGGTGGTACAATGTGGATGTGGTTTACCGGGGCAATATGGAAGACAAGGAATACGGCGGGAAAATATCGCGCTACAAAAACATCTCAGATGTATTAAAAAGTTTAGAACTGACCGGAACGATACATTTTAAAGTTGAAGAAAGGAGGGTTACTGTTATGCAATAA
- a CDS encoding Tex family protein yields MNTHYKKIASELSIAEKQVSATVDLLDEGATVPFISRYRKELTGTLDEVQVTAIRDRIQQLRDLDKRREAILKSLTEMGKLTPELETQINAAETMVALEDIYLPYRPKRKTRATTAREKGLQPLADLLMEQKRIDVEAEAAKYIDEEKGVKSLEEALAGARDILAEFISENAEVRTRMRNLFIEKGVFQSKVVEGKEEAGIKYKDYFDWTEPVKTVPSHRILAMRRGEKEEILWLDLKPEEDEAIDLLEKAFVTGNNTSADQVKQAITDGYKRLLKPSMETEVRLFTKKKADEEAIRVFAENARQLLLGAPLGQKRTMAIDPGFRTGCKVVCLDEQGKLLEYTAIFPHTGPGQAREAEKTTKHLFEKYNIEAIAIGNGTAGRETEVFIRNLNLPNAAIVMVNESGASIYSASDVAREEFPEQDITVRGAVSIGRRLMDPLAELVKIDPKSIGVGQYQHDVDQTKLQTSLDDTVMSCVNAVGVELNTASKQILAYVSGLGPQLAQNIVEYRNQNGAFKRRDQLKKVPRLGDKAFEQAAGFLRIHHAENPLDTSAVHPERYALVEQMAKDLKCSVKELMGDDKLRKSIPLLKYTSETVGLPTLNDIMAELAKPGRDPREQFEAFSFTEGVNSINDLKVGMKLPGIVTNITNFGAFVDIGVHQDGLVHLSQITNRFIKDANEILKVAQKVEVTVTDVDINRKRIALSMKENEPKPAERERREPSREQRPAQKPVFNKKPAPQPESDLQIKLAALKDKFR; encoded by the coding sequence ATGAATACCCATTACAAAAAGATCGCTTCCGAGTTATCTATAGCCGAAAAGCAGGTAAGCGCAACCGTTGATTTATTGGATGAAGGCGCTACGGTCCCCTTTATTTCGCGTTACCGCAAGGAACTGACAGGTACTTTGGACGAGGTGCAGGTAACCGCCATCCGCGACCGCATACAGCAATTGCGCGACCTGGATAAACGTCGTGAAGCTATCCTTAAATCGCTCACTGAAATGGGTAAACTGACGCCTGAACTGGAGACGCAGATCAATGCTGCCGAAACGATGGTGGCCCTGGAGGATATCTATTTGCCGTACCGCCCTAAAAGAAAAACGCGTGCCACTACCGCCCGCGAAAAAGGCTTACAGCCCCTGGCCGACCTGCTGATGGAGCAAAAAAGGATTGATGTGGAAGCTGAAGCCGCTAAATATATTGATGAAGAAAAAGGCGTAAAAAGCCTGGAGGAAGCACTGGCAGGCGCCAGGGATATCCTTGCCGAATTCATCAGCGAAAATGCGGAAGTGCGTACCCGGATGCGGAACCTGTTTATTGAAAAAGGGGTTTTCCAATCGAAAGTTGTGGAGGGCAAAGAAGAAGCGGGGATTAAGTATAAAGATTATTTCGATTGGACCGAACCTGTAAAAACCGTTCCCTCGCATCGCATATTAGCCATGCGCCGTGGCGAAAAAGAAGAAATATTATGGTTGGACCTGAAACCTGAAGAAGATGAGGCGATCGACCTGCTCGAGAAAGCCTTTGTTACCGGCAACAATACCAGTGCCGACCAGGTAAAACAAGCTATAACTGATGGCTATAAACGCCTGCTGAAACCATCTATGGAAACTGAGGTGCGTTTGTTTACCAAAAAGAAGGCAGATGAAGAAGCGATAAGGGTATTTGCAGAAAATGCACGCCAGCTTTTATTAGGCGCGCCGCTGGGTCAAAAACGTACCATGGCGATAGACCCCGGTTTCCGTACGGGCTGCAAAGTGGTTTGTTTGGATGAACAAGGGAAACTGCTTGAATATACCGCCATTTTCCCGCACACCGGCCCGGGCCAGGCCCGTGAGGCAGAAAAAACCACCAAACATTTGTTCGAAAAATATAACATTGAGGCTATCGCGATAGGTAATGGTACCGCAGGAAGGGAAACGGAAGTTTTCATCCGCAACCTCAACCTGCCCAACGCTGCCATCGTGATGGTAAATGAAAGCGGGGCGTCTATATATTCAGCGTCGGATGTGGCAAGAGAAGAATTTCCGGAACAGGATATTACGGTAAGAGGCGCAGTATCTATCGGCCGCAGGTTAATGGACCCGCTGGCTGAACTGGTAAAAATCGACCCAAAATCTATCGGTGTGGGCCAGTACCAGCACGACGTGGATCAAACCAAACTCCAAACCTCGTTGGATGATACCGTAATGAGTTGCGTAAACGCTGTTGGGGTTGAATTAAACACCGCATCAAAACAAATATTAGCCTATGTATCGGGTCTTGGCCCGCAGCTGGCACAAAATATTGTAGAATACCGCAACCAGAACGGTGCATTTAAACGCCGCGACCAGTTGAAAAAAGTGCCGCGTTTAGGCGATAAAGCTTTTGAACAGGCAGCAGGTTTCCTGAGGATCCATCACGCGGAAAACCCACTGGATACCAGCGCTGTACACCCGGAAAGATATGCTTTGGTAGAGCAGATGGCCAAAGACCTGAAGTGTTCCGTTAAAGAATTGATGGGTGATGATAAGCTGCGTAAAAGCATTCCATTGTTAAAATACACCTCAGAAACAGTAGGCTTGCCTACCCTGAATGATATTATGGCCGAATTGGCCAAACCCGGCCGCGACCCACGCGAACAGTTTGAGGCTTTCAGTTTTACAGAAGGGGTAAATTCTATAAACGATTTAAAAGTCGGCATGAAACTGCCGGGCATCGTCACCAATATCACCAATTTCGGCGCTTTTGTGGATATCGGCGTTCACCAGGATGGGCTGGTGCACCTAAGCCAGATAACCAACCGGTTTATTAAGGATGCCAACGAAATATTAAAGGTTGCCCAAAAAGTGGAAGTTACCGTAACTGACGTGGATATTAACCGCAAGCGCATTGCATTATCTATGAAAGAGAATGAGCCAAAACCTGCCGAAAGGGAAAGAAGAGAGCCTTCGCGCGAACAACGACCGGCGCAAAAACCCGTATTTAATAAAAAACCGGCACCGCAGCCAGAGAGCGACCTGCAAATTAAACTGGCTGCTTTGAAAGATAAATTCAGGTAA
- a CDS encoding Lrp/AsnC ligand binding domain-containing protein produces the protein MSHRKAQNLEIDNLDIQILSILMKNATTPYTEIAKELIVSGGTIHVRMKKLEEMGVIKGASLEVDPQKLGYDITAFLGIFLEKGSQYNDAVKQLKTVKEIVELHYTTGSYSIFAKIVCHDTTHLREVLNEQIQGVKGIQRTETFISLEESIRRQITLE, from the coding sequence ATGTCCCACAGAAAAGCTCAAAATTTAGAAATTGATAATCTCGACATACAGATTTTATCAATATTAATGAAAAATGCGACCACTCCGTACACTGAGATTGCTAAAGAGTTGATCGTTTCCGGCGGAACTATACACGTGAGGATGAAAAAGTTGGAAGAAATGGGTGTGATAAAGGGTGCCAGTTTGGAGGTAGATCCTCAAAAATTAGGGTATGATATCACCGCTTTCCTGGGCATTTTCCTGGAAAAAGGCTCACAATATAATGATGCCGTAAAGCAGTTGAAGACCGTAAAAGAGATCGTCGAGCTCCATTACACTACCGGCAGCTACAGCATTTTCGCCAAAATTGTGTGCCATGACACAACTCATTTGCGTGAAGTTTTGAATGAACAAATCCAGGGTGTTAAAGGCATCCAGCGGACTGAAACTTTCATTTCACTGGAAGAAAGTATCCGCAGGCAGATCACTTTGGAGTAA
- a CDS encoding TolB-like translocation protein, which translates to MKQANNNRMAYMINVVVAMFLVLLFSCSKNNLGNNSNGSTPVSQQKPPALKGRLVFHSYSCYNCNDSKLFILDFSTGVLTQLNTGWHIDNCMNADFSPDGKYIVFMGTDKVTGNWDVYLWPVNSAAQPVNLTAALGASSRDEDPKFSNSGTRIVFKHNGHLAEMDLSGNITRTITSGSGEESMPYYIYDDSKILYAEGGGAGSDIYLVDKSGVSTKTEASLPNIQEYYPIGKDSVSFLYTGGLSATSANDQIFRGFYDKSKIAQYLPFNEPSANYSDPYPCNDEYVFLSSTRTGTKGGYDLYLADIKTGNIWSLNVYNLNVNSANEELGSCYNPN; encoded by the coding sequence ATGAAGCAGGCTAATAATAACAGGATGGCCTATATGATAAATGTAGTTGTTGCCATGTTTTTGGTACTGTTATTTTCGTGCAGTAAAAACAATTTGGGAAATAATTCTAACGGATCAACCCCTGTTAGCCAACAAAAACCACCTGCCCTCAAAGGCAGGTTGGTTTTTCATAGTTATTCGTGCTATAACTGTAACGATTCAAAGCTGTTTATACTAGATTTTTCGACCGGTGTTTTAACACAGTTAAATACCGGCTGGCATATCGACAACTGCATGAATGCCGATTTTAGCCCCGATGGGAAGTATATTGTTTTTATGGGGACCGATAAAGTAACAGGTAACTGGGATGTGTATTTGTGGCCGGTAAATTCGGCCGCACAACCGGTGAACCTTACGGCTGCTTTGGGCGCTTCGTCGCGGGACGAGGACCCCAAGTTTTCAAACAGCGGCACCCGCATTGTATTTAAGCACAACGGGCACCTGGCCGAAATGGATTTGAGCGGAAATATTACCCGGACCATTACCAGCGGCAGCGGCGAAGAATCAATGCCGTATTATATTTACGATGACAGTAAGATATTGTATGCGGAAGGTGGAGGGGCAGGTTCGGATATTTACCTGGTAGATAAAAGCGGCGTCAGTACCAAAACCGAAGCATCGTTACCAAACATACAGGAGTACTACCCGATAGGCAAGGATAGTGTATCATTTTTATATACCGGCGGCTTAAGTGCAACCAGCGCAAACGACCAGATCTTCAGGGGATTTTATGATAAAAGTAAAATAGCCCAGTATTTGCCGTTTAATGAGCCTTCGGCCAATTATTCTGATCCTTATCCGTGTAATGACGAATATGTTTTCCTGTCGAGTACCCGCACCGGCACCAAAGGCGGTTACGATTTGTATTTAGCCGATATTAAAACCGGCAATATATGGTCGTTAAACGTTTACAATTTGAATGTTAATTCGGCCAATGAGGAGTTGGGTTCATGTTATAACCCCAATTAA
- a CDS encoding RagB/SusD family nutrient uptake outer membrane protein, producing MKKKTIFLITLLFAVAMGSCRKFLDTTPQTSLTTGNAYNSAQDIENAIAGCYQIFMGSDYYQWENVMLSDNRSDNAYPGGGGEATFVEEDQFTMPASNSHMYADWGQLYQGIAHCNLLLANINGASGLAADRKAQIIGEASFLRAFHYYQLVKTWGGVPIELESNTADPKVTRKPRSTETQVYDQINADLQVAVANLPDSYGSDPSVNKVRATKGAAYALLAKIWAQRSDRDYNKVLTYCKDVVNSPAGYSLVSSYSSLFDGSHYFNSESILEIPFTAGGPNASWGVELFLAPEDGWQKYGVPAHDLVNAFVAEGDTVRENASVLFVTKDVNGNPIAWADENWNPCQDPTKPTPFAYKQKHPNGWSSGDHFYLLRLDDIILLQAEADNQLGNTAEAISLLNKIRNRVGLPNTTASTQAALTTAILNERRLELAFEAQRWDDLTRLGVATTVMANLKEVKYTCNNGVPSAPIPIVYTCDKNHWLMPLPLTEINNNPNLVQNPGY from the coding sequence ATGAAAAAGAAAACGATATTTTTAATAACGCTCCTTTTTGCTGTTGCAATGGGATCGTGCCGGAAATTTTTAGATACCACCCCCCAAACAAGTCTTACCACGGGTAACGCCTACAACTCGGCGCAGGATATTGAGAATGCCATAGCCGGTTGTTACCAGATATTTATGGGCAGCGATTATTACCAGTGGGAAAATGTAATGCTGAGCGATAACAGATCCGATAACGCCTATCCCGGCGGCGGCGGCGAAGCCACCTTTGTTGAAGAAGATCAGTTTACGATGCCGGCGAGTAACAGCCACATGTATGCCGACTGGGGGCAGCTGTACCAGGGTATAGCACATTGTAACCTTTTATTAGCCAATATAAACGGTGCAAGTGGCTTAGCGGCCGACCGCAAAGCGCAGATCATTGGCGAAGCCAGTTTTTTAAGGGCCTTCCATTATTACCAGTTGGTAAAAACATGGGGGGGCGTTCCTATCGAACTGGAGTCAAACACGGCAGACCCTAAAGTTACCCGTAAACCTCGTTCAACTGAAACACAGGTTTATGACCAGATCAATGCTGATTTGCAGGTGGCCGTTGCCAATTTGCCTGACAGCTATGGCAGCGACCCTTCGGTAAACAAGGTGCGTGCCACCAAAGGCGCCGCATATGCATTGCTGGCAAAAATATGGGCACAAAGAAGCGACAGGGATTACAACAAGGTGCTAACCTATTGTAAAGATGTGGTTAACAGCCCGGCAGGCTACTCGCTGGTATCCAGTTATAGCAGCCTGTTTGATGGCAGCCACTATTTTAATTCAGAATCGATCCTTGAAATCCCTTTCACCGCCGGCGGGCCGAATGCAAGCTGGGGTGTCGAACTGTTTTTAGCCCCCGAAGATGGCTGGCAAAAATACGGCGTTCCGGCGCATGACCTGGTAAACGCATTTGTTGCCGAAGGTGACACAGTTAGAGAAAACGCCAGCGTTTTATTTGTTACCAAAGATGTTAACGGTAACCCTATAGCCTGGGCTGATGAAAACTGGAACCCTTGCCAGGACCCAACCAAACCAACCCCGTTTGCTTACAAACAAAAACATCCGAATGGATGGTCGAGCGGTGACCACTTTTACCTGCTGCGTTTGGATGATATCATCCTGCTGCAGGCTGAAGCCGATAACCAACTGGGTAATACCGCAGAGGCCATATCGCTGTTAAATAAAATCAGGAACCGCGTGGGTTTACCTAATACTACAGCCAGCACACAAGCAGCCCTTACTACAGCGATACTAAATGAAAGAAGGCTGGAACTGGCTTTTGAAGCGCAACGCTGGGATGACTTAACCCGCCTGGGTGTGGCCACCACTGTGATGGCTAACTTAAAAGAGGTTAAATACACCTGTAACAACGGTGTGCCAAGTGCCCCTATCCCTATTGTTTACACTTGTGATAAAAACCACTGGTTAATGCCGTTGCCGCTTACAGAGATCAACAATAACCCCAATTTAGTGCAAAACCCTGGTTATTAA
- the rbsK gene encoding ribokinase — protein MSSIFVIGSSNTDMVIRSEKLPAPGETILGGEFLMTAGGKGANQAVAAAKLGGKVTFACKVGDDIFGRQAVQGFKDVGVNTDFICADPVHPSGVALILVDVNGENSIAVAPGANGNLQPVDLETVIEQIKPGDIVLIQLEIPIQTVAYAIEQCHHKGARVILNPAPACVLDDAIFKYVHTITPNETEAELLTGIKVTGQQSAAAAAAILMTKGVKNVIITLGAKGAYHHDNLLNKIIPSPTVTAIDSTAAGDVFNGALAVALTENISPEDAVAFACKAAAISVTRMGAQASAPMRSEL, from the coding sequence GTGTCATCAATATTTGTAATCGGCAGCTCCAATACGGATATGGTTATCCGGTCGGAGAAATTACCTGCGCCGGGAGAAACTATCCTTGGCGGCGAATTTTTAATGACTGCCGGCGGCAAAGGCGCGAATCAGGCTGTTGCGGCTGCCAAACTTGGCGGCAAAGTGACCTTTGCCTGTAAGGTAGGCGATGATATTTTTGGCAGGCAGGCCGTGCAGGGTTTTAAAGATGTAGGTGTCAATACGGATTTTATCTGTGCCGATCCCGTTCATCCTTCCGGCGTAGCCCTTATTTTGGTGGATGTTAATGGCGAAAACAGCATCGCCGTAGCGCCCGGCGCCAACGGAAACCTGCAACCGGTTGATCTTGAAACAGTAATCGAACAAATAAAACCCGGCGATATTGTTTTGATCCAGCTGGAGATCCCCATCCAAACGGTAGCCTATGCGATTGAACAGTGCCACCATAAAGGCGCGAGGGTTATTTTAAACCCGGCCCCCGCCTGCGTGTTGGACGATGCAATTTTTAAATATGTACATACCATCACCCCAAATGAAACTGAAGCTGAATTGCTAACCGGCATAAAAGTTACCGGTCAGCAAAGCGCGGCAGCAGCGGCAGCTATATTAATGACTAAAGGCGTAAAAAATGTGATCATCACCCTGGGCGCTAAAGGGGCCTATCATCATGATAATCTATTGAATAAGATCATCCCATCACCGACGGTAACGGCCATTGACAGCACCGCCGCCGGAGATGTGTTTAACGGCGCATTGGCTGTAGCGCTTACCGAAAACATTAGTCCGGAAGACGCGGTTGCCTTTGCCTGCAAAGCAGCGGCTATTTCGGTAACCAGGATGGGGGCACAGGCCTCGGCGCCGATGAGGAGTGAATTGTAA
- a CDS encoding vitamin B12-dependent ribonucleotide reductase: MGGELYKNTHAENTGGLKVNRHFTRDSINVFDQFKYEMRASVIRNPSGDAVFEMNDVEVPASWSQVATDILAQKYFRKAGVPLADGSTGSEKSIKQVAHRMAHCWKDWGMRYGYFASAKDADIFYDEIVYTITGQLAAPNSPQWFNTGLYSSYNISGKPQGHYFVDPTTKKLSKSTSAYERPQPHACFILSVEDDLVNEGGVMDLWVREARIFKYGSGVGTNFSKIRGESEKLSGGGYSSGLMSFLKIGDRAAGAIKSGGTTRRAAKMVCLDLDHPEIESFVNWKVEEEKKVAALIAAGYSSDYEGEAYRTVSGQNSNNSVRIPNNFFKALKNETNWDLTSRMTGKPVKTIPAQKLWDDIAFAAWACADPGVQFDSTINEWHTCPEGGRINASNPCSEYMFLDNTACNLASINLAHFFDKETRVFDVKGFEHTCRIWTIVLEISVLMAQFPAKEVAQLSYDYRTLGLGYANLGSALMVNGIPYDSKKARAIAAAITAIMTGTAYATSAEMARELGPFARYEDNKQHMLRVMRNHRYAAYNSTDNFDGLEIHPPGIDQIQCPDYLLSAACNSWDKAVEMGEKYGYRNAQTTVIAPTGTIGLVMDCDTTGIEPDFALVKFKKLSGGGYFKIINQAVPEALSNLGYAEHEVTAIINYAKGAATLKGAPHINFDSLKSKGLSDDELEKLDKGIVSAFEISFAFNIWSMGEECLKRLGFTAEQYNAPDFNVLRGLGFSNKQIAEANEYICGTMTIEGAPYLKREHYPIFDCANKCGAKGERYIHSHGHIKMMAAAQPFLSGAISKTINLPNEAKVDEIKDCYELSWRLGLKANALYRDGCKLSQPLSTKSDVKEDKEEVSEDKLETVEEVLGKAANVKLSDLTPDQVLEAAMAIMEKSKDTAFMRQLSRVVQKKVLPFKRRGYTQKAIIDGQTVYVRTGEYEDGTLGEIFVDMHKEGATFRSLMNCFAIAVSVGLQYGVPLEEYVEKFTFTRFEPAGMVVGHANIKSATSIIDYIFRMLGYEYQDRTDLVHVITEQNGITGNPQMIDDDVNTDETNVYHPAEKPAMTEQKISIKKQYSVDITMGVQSDAPACNTCGHTTVRSGTCYKCLNCGNSMGCS; the protein is encoded by the coding sequence ATGGGAGGCGAACTCTACAAAAATACACATGCTGAGAACACAGGCGGGTTGAAGGTAAACAGGCATTTTACCAGGGATAGTATCAACGTTTTCGATCAATTTAAATATGAGATGCGCGCCTCCGTGATCCGGAACCCTTCAGGCGATGCTGTATTTGAAATGAATGATGTAGAAGTTCCGGCTTCGTGGTCGCAGGTGGCAACAGATATCCTTGCCCAAAAATATTTCCGTAAAGCCGGCGTTCCATTGGCTGACGGCTCAACCGGATCCGAAAAAAGCATTAAACAGGTTGCCCACCGCATGGCACATTGCTGGAAAGACTGGGGAATGCGCTACGGCTACTTCGCTTCAGCAAAAGATGCCGACATATTTTACGACGAAATTGTTTATACCATTACCGGGCAGCTGGCTGCGCCAAACTCGCCGCAGTGGTTCAATACAGGGCTTTACAGTTCCTATAATATCAGCGGGAAACCGCAGGGTCATTATTTTGTTGACCCGACTACCAAAAAATTAAGTAAATCCACATCTGCATACGAGCGCCCGCAGCCGCATGCCTGTTTTATCCTCTCCGTTGAGGATGACCTGGTAAACGAAGGCGGTGTGATGGACCTTTGGGTTCGCGAAGCGCGGATTTTTAAATATGGTTCAGGCGTAGGCACGAACTTCTCCAAAATCCGCGGCGAAAGTGAAAAATTATCAGGCGGCGGTTATTCTTCCGGCTTAATGTCGTTCCTTAAAATAGGCGACCGCGCAGCCGGGGCCATCAAATCTGGCGGTACTACCCGCAGGGCGGCTAAAATGGTTTGCCTTGATTTGGACCACCCGGAAATTGAAAGCTTTGTGAACTGGAAGGTAGAAGAGGAGAAAAAAGTGGCGGCTTTAATCGCCGCCGGCTATTCTTCTGATTACGAAGGCGAGGCTTACCGAACCGTATCCGGTCAAAACTCCAATAATTCGGTTCGCATCCCCAATAACTTTTTTAAAGCATTAAAAAACGAAACTAACTGGGATTTAACCAGCCGCATGACCGGCAAACCTGTTAAAACTATACCCGCACAAAAGCTTTGGGATGATATTGCTTTTGCCGCCTGGGCCTGTGCCGATCCCGGCGTACAGTTTGACAGCACCATTAACGAGTGGCATACCTGCCCTGAAGGCGGTCGCATCAACGCGTCAAACCCATGCTCTGAATACATGTTTTTGGATAATACAGCCTGTAACCTGGCTTCCATTAACCTGGCACACTTTTTTGATAAAGAAACCCGCGTGTTTGATGTAAAAGGCTTTGAGCACACCTGCCGCATCTGGACCATCGTGTTAGAGATTTCCGTATTGATGGCACAGTTTCCTGCAAAAGAAGTGGCGCAGCTATCCTATGATTACCGCACCCTTGGTTTAGGCTATGCCAACCTTGGTTCGGCCTTAATGGTGAATGGCATCCCTTACGACAGCAAAAAGGCACGTGCCATTGCTGCGGCCATCACCGCTATCATGACTGGCACCGCTTACGCTACTTCCGCCGAAATGGCAAGAGAATTAGGCCCGTTTGCCCGTTACGAAGATAATAAACAGCACATGCTGCGTGTAATGCGCAACCACCGCTACGCGGCGTATAACTCGACAGATAATTTTGACGGGTTGGAGATCCACCCTCCGGGCATCGACCAGATCCAATGCCCTGATTATTTACTATCAGCTGCCTGCAACTCATGGGATAAAGCAGTAGAAATGGGCGAAAAATACGGCTACCGCAACGCGCAAACTACCGTTATTGCCCCAACAGGCACTATCGGTTTGGTGATGGATTGCGATACCACCGGTATTGAGCCTGATTTTGCGCTGGTTAAATTTAAAAAACTATCCGGCGGCGGTTATTTTAAGATCATTAACCAGGCAGTACCCGAAGCATTGAGCAACCTGGGCTATGCCGAACATGAGGTTACTGCTATCATCAATTACGCCAAAGGCGCAGCCACCTTAAAAGGGGCGCCGCATATCAATTTCGACAGCCTGAAATCAAAAGGCCTGAGTGATGATGAATTAGAAAAACTTGATAAAGGTATCGTTTCGGCTTTCGAGATCAGTTTTGCATTTAATATCTGGTCGATGGGCGAAGAATGTTTGAAACGCCTTGGCTTTACCGCCGAACAATACAATGCGCCTGATTTCAACGTGCTGCGGGGCCTGGGCTTCAGCAACAAACAGATTGCGGAAGCAAATGAATACATCTGCGGCACCATGACCATTGAGGGCGCCCCATACCTGAAAAGAGAACATTACCCGATATTTGATTGCGCCAATAAATGCGGAGCCAAAGGCGAACGCTATATCCATTCGCATGGCCACATTAAAATGATGGCAGCGGCACAGCCTTTTCTGTCGGGCGCTATCTCCAAAACCATTAACCTGCCTAATGAAGCGAAGGTTGATGAGATCAAAGATTGCTACGAACTGTCATGGCGCCTGGGCTTGAAAGCCAACGCGCTTTACCGCGACGGTTGTAAATTGTCGCAGCCATTGTCTACCAAATCGGATGTAAAAGAAGATAAAGAAGAAGTTTCGGAAGACAAACTGGAAACGGTTGAAGAGGTATTAGGCAAAGCAGCCAATGTAAAGCTAAGCGACCTTACCCCCGACCAGGTGCTGGAAGCAGCCATGGCGATTATGGAGAAATCAAAAGATACCGCCTTTATGCGCCAGCTGAGCCGCGTGGTGCAAAAGAAAGTGCTGCCATTTAAACGCCGCGGCTACACCCAAAAAGCTATTATTGACGGGCAAACCGTTTATGTACGCACTGGCGAATATGAAGACGGCACTTTGGGCGAGATCTTTGTGGATATGCACAAAGAGGGCGCAACCTTCCGCTCGCTGATGAACTGCTTTGCCATCGCTGTTTCGGTGGGCCTGCAGTATGGCGTACCGCTGGAAGAATATGTGGAGAAATTTACCTTTACCCGTTTTGAACCTGCCGGGATGGTGGTTGGCCATGCCAATATTAAAAGCGCGACCAGTATCATCGACTATATCTTCAGGATGCTGGGTTACGAATACCAGGACCGCACCGACCTGGTGCATGTAATTACCGAACAAAACGGCATTACCGGCAACCCGCAGATGATTGATGACGATGTGAATACCGATGAAACGAATGTTTATCATCCGGCAGAAAAACCGGCAATGACGGAACAAAAGATCAGCATAAAAAAACAATACAGTGTTGATATTACCATGGGCGTACAAAGTGATGCCCCGGCATGCAATACCTGCGGGCATACTACCGTACGCTCAGGAACTTGTTACAAGTGTTTAAACTGCGGCAATTCGATGGGATGCAGCTAG